One Peterkaempfera bronchialis DNA window includes the following coding sequences:
- the argJ gene encoding bifunctional glutamate N-acetyltransferase/amino-acid acetyltransferase ArgJ, whose translation MELAAPRGYRSYTANMGLKDTAHDFAVVVSEVPAVSAAVFTRSRFAGPSVVLSRADTARHGSRGMVVISRNANVATGKVGAEHAEEVRRLAAEKAGVLPEELVIGSTGVIGRPYPIESIRDGIARMPTPLPSADFEAAAAAIMTTDTRAKSVQLRCGDAVVVGIAKGVGMIEPNMATLLTFFFTDARLEADRLDAVFRRVVDRTFNALSIDTDTSTSDTAAVFANGLAGPVDEEEFEQVLYQAALSLVRNIASDGEGASKLLEVEVTGARDAAQAKRVGKVVVNSPLVKTSVHGADPNWGRVAMAIGKLEDEFDIDPGRVRIHYGELEMFPEEPDDAMLERARKYLTGDEVVIRIDLGIADGEFTVYGCDLTEGYVELNSGYTT comes from the coding sequence ATGGAGTTGGCAGCGCCTCGGGGGTACCGCTCGTACACCGCGAACATGGGACTGAAGGACACGGCGCATGACTTCGCGGTGGTGGTGTCCGAGGTGCCGGCCGTGTCCGCGGCAGTGTTCACCCGGTCGCGCTTCGCCGGGCCGAGCGTGGTCCTCAGCCGGGCCGACACCGCCCGGCACGGAAGTCGCGGCATGGTGGTCATCTCCCGCAACGCCAATGTGGCGACCGGCAAGGTCGGTGCGGAGCATGCGGAGGAGGTCCGCAGGCTCGCTGCCGAGAAGGCCGGGGTGCTGCCCGAGGAACTGGTGATCGGCTCGACCGGGGTGATCGGACGCCCCTACCCCATCGAGAGCATCCGGGACGGCATCGCCAGGATGCCGACGCCCCTCCCGAGTGCCGACTTCGAGGCCGCGGCGGCGGCCATCATGACCACCGACACCCGGGCCAAGTCCGTTCAGCTGCGCTGCGGTGATGCCGTCGTCGTGGGCATCGCCAAGGGCGTCGGCATGATCGAGCCCAATATGGCGACGCTGCTGACCTTCTTCTTCACCGACGCCCGGCTCGAAGCGGACCGGCTGGACGCCGTCTTCCGGCGGGTGGTCGACCGGACGTTCAATGCGCTCAGCATCGACACCGACACCTCTACCAGCGACACTGCGGCCGTGTTCGCCAACGGCCTGGCCGGGCCGGTGGACGAGGAGGAGTTCGAGCAGGTGCTGTACCAGGCCGCGCTGTCGCTGGTTCGGAACATCGCCTCCGACGGCGAGGGCGCAAGCAAGCTGCTGGAGGTGGAGGTCACCGGCGCCCGGGACGCGGCCCAGGCCAAGCGGGTGGGCAAGGTGGTGGTGAACTCGCCCCTGGTCAAGACCTCCGTGCACGGCGCCGACCCGAACTGGGGACGGGTGGCGATGGCCATCGGCAAGCTTGAGGACGAGTTCGACATCGACCCGGGTCGGGTGCGGATCCACTACGGCGAGTTGGAGATGTTCCCCGAGGAGCCGGATGACGCGATGCTGGAGCGCGCTCGGAAGTACCTGACCGGGGACGAGGTCGTCATCCGGATCGACCTCGGGATCGCGGACGGCGAGTTCACGGTGTACGGGTGCGACCTGACCGAGGGTTACGTCGAACTCAACTCCGGCTATACGACCTGA
- a CDS encoding pentapeptide repeat-containing protein, with the protein MAAAPRDRDDLPYAPYLKPVGGPLSREGDYDTALFEEAEFTEPEAGGARFTECAFSSVTFTGGRLRRARFNDVWLHTVRWVGTDLAQTGWLDAEVVASMLAGLEVFDAELRRVAFHNCKLDSVNLRGSVLREVSFTDCVLRDVDFAGATLTSVSFPGSTLDGVRFDRARLSRVDLRGAAALGITDGFDALRGATVSSAQLLELAPMLAATLGITVRDSG; encoded by the coding sequence ATGGCTGCTGCTCCCCGCGACCGTGACGACCTGCCGTACGCGCCGTATCTCAAGCCGGTCGGCGGACCGCTCTCCCGGGAGGGCGACTACGACACCGCGCTCTTCGAGGAGGCCGAGTTCACCGAGCCGGAGGCCGGCGGCGCCCGCTTCACCGAGTGCGCGTTCTCCTCGGTGACCTTCACCGGGGGGCGGCTGCGGCGGGCGCGGTTCAACGACGTCTGGCTGCACACCGTCCGCTGGGTGGGCACCGACCTGGCGCAGACCGGCTGGCTGGACGCCGAGGTCGTCGCCTCCATGCTGGCCGGACTGGAGGTCTTCGACGCGGAGCTGCGGCGGGTGGCGTTCCACAACTGCAAGCTGGACTCGGTGAATCTGCGCGGCAGTGTGCTGCGCGAGGTGTCCTTCACCGACTGCGTACTCCGCGATGTGGACTTCGCCGGCGCCACGCTCACCAGCGTCTCCTTCCCCGGCTCCACCCTGGACGGCGTGCGGTTCGACCGGGCGCGGCTGAGCCGGGTGGACCTGCGGGGGGCTGCCGCCCTGGGGATCACGGACGGGTTCGACGCGCTGCGCGGTGCGACGGTCAGCAGCGCGCAACTGCTTGAGCTGGCACCCATGCTCGCCGCCACCCTGGGCATCACCGTACGGGACAGCGGCTGA
- a CDS encoding dodecin codes for MSNHTYRVTEIVGSSKDGVDAAVRNAISRASETLRHLDWFEVVQVRGHIEDGRIEHYQVGVKVGFRLEDGESVAS; via the coding sequence ATGTCCAACCACACCTACCGGGTGACCGAGATCGTCGGCTCCTCCAAGGACGGGGTCGACGCCGCCGTCCGCAATGCGATCAGCCGCGCCTCCGAGACGCTGCGCCACCTGGACTGGTTCGAGGTGGTGCAGGTCCGCGGGCACATCGAGGACGGCCGGATCGAGCACTACCAGGTCGGCGTCAAGGTCGGTTTCCGACTGGAGGACGGCGAATCCGTGGCGTCCTAG
- a CDS encoding NADPH-dependent F420 reductase translates to MPPGCRAARGAHMRIGIIGAGHIGATLARQFARIGHEVVISNSRGPQTLQALVQNLGGGVRAVTPAEAVAFGEVVVVSVPYGRYRELPAEGFDGKVVIDTCNYYPERDGHDPDLDSGATTSSEKIRDQLGGADVVKAFNAIHWENIRDRGRPKGDPERLAIPISGGDEDAKAVVAGLIRDIGFDPLDAGYLGRGGSKHQPGTRLYGAELNAEEASALLHTHAG, encoded by the coding sequence ATGCCGCCAGGGTGCCGAGCGGCGAGAGGAGCGCACATGCGCATCGGGATCATCGGGGCCGGGCATATCGGTGCGACGCTGGCCCGGCAGTTCGCCCGGATCGGGCATGAGGTGGTGATCAGCAACTCCCGGGGGCCGCAGACCCTCCAGGCGCTCGTCCAGAACCTGGGCGGCGGCGTCCGGGCGGTCACCCCGGCCGAGGCGGTGGCATTCGGCGAGGTGGTCGTGGTGTCGGTGCCGTACGGCCGCTACCGGGAGCTGCCCGCCGAGGGGTTCGACGGCAAGGTCGTGATCGACACCTGCAACTACTACCCGGAGCGGGACGGGCACGACCCGGACCTCGACTCCGGCGCCACCACCTCCAGCGAGAAGATCCGCGACCAGCTGGGCGGCGCCGACGTGGTCAAGGCGTTCAACGCCATCCACTGGGAGAACATCCGCGACCGAGGCCGCCCCAAGGGCGATCCCGAGCGGCTGGCCATCCCGATCTCGGGCGGGGACGAGGACGCCAAGGCCGTGGTGGCGGGCCTGATCCGGGACATCGGCTTCGACCCGCTGGACGCCGGCTACCTCGGCCGGGGCGGCTCCAAGCACCAGCCCGGGACCAGGCTCTACGGCGCCGAGCTGAACGCCGAGGAGGCGAGCGCCCTGCTGCACACCCACGCGGGCTGA
- a CDS encoding ATP-binding protein, whose amino-acid sequence MSQGLRATEVDLGGLVTVLASHLYSTPLVALRELVQNGHDSLTRRRLEDPSGQNGGRITVRGDRSRGTVSVEDGGAGLTEPEIHAYLATVGTGYTRLLREVTGSDELIGAFGLGFLSAFAVADEVTVTTTSHREPTAGHRYRSVGGEQYSVEPVPARAPGTLVELRLKAEHAHIADEAVLRDVLTRYCVLLPVPVHLGDDPQPLNAVPVPWRQDPAQDQAQDPARAQASADPHAARMEFAARFGRRFEPLAAFPVTPREGSDATGLLWVQDSATYGTSDNRDLAVYLRGMLLSEDARDLLPRWAGFIGGVIESTRLTPTASREDLQRDDHYRAVQEALADAVVDGLYETARLHPGAWRRILARHGQELLGAALCDDRLFTLLADDVPVPTSQGDLTAGALRAAGGGTLHIALGTSGGFEEMLYRAMQVPIARGDRYAVLPFLRRYGQLRGCRVVELGSEDGNRALFRDADRPLAADEAAWLAAALADDGEQLTPARFAPAELPLVLVPDREAELKQRIEDDQADARIPGAALRLARAFTARTDGSVRARLYLNLDSPAVRRLLGAYRAAHPGTATAAGLLRSMKVIMSAAGGESRGDLTAALAGLGAAVAALTADTGTTANTTTANTDTSTDRGEATA is encoded by the coding sequence ATGTCACAGGGCCTGCGTGCCACTGAGGTTGACCTCGGCGGCCTCGTCACCGTGCTTGCCTCGCACCTCTACTCCACCCCGCTGGTCGCCCTGCGCGAACTCGTGCAGAACGGCCATGACTCCCTCACCCGCCGCCGCCTGGAGGACCCCTCCGGGCAGAACGGCGGCCGGATCACCGTGCGCGGCGACCGCTCCCGGGGCACCGTCTCCGTCGAGGACGGCGGCGCCGGGCTCACCGAACCCGAGATCCACGCCTACCTCGCCACCGTGGGCACCGGCTACACCAGGCTGCTGCGCGAGGTCACCGGCAGCGACGAACTGATCGGCGCCTTCGGCCTGGGCTTTCTCTCCGCCTTCGCGGTGGCCGACGAGGTCACCGTCACCACCACCTCGCACCGCGAGCCGACGGCCGGCCACCGCTATCGCAGCGTCGGCGGCGAGCAGTACAGCGTGGAGCCGGTCCCGGCTCGCGCCCCCGGCACCCTGGTGGAGCTGCGCCTGAAGGCCGAGCACGCCCATATCGCCGACGAGGCGGTGCTGCGCGATGTGCTGACCCGCTACTGCGTGCTGCTGCCCGTTCCCGTCCACCTCGGCGACGACCCGCAGCCGCTCAACGCCGTGCCCGTCCCCTGGCGGCAGGACCCGGCCCAGGACCAGGCGCAGGACCCGGCGCGGGCTCAGGCTTCGGCCGATCCGCACGCCGCCCGGATGGAGTTCGCCGCCCGCTTCGGCCGCCGCTTCGAACCCCTCGCCGCCTTCCCCGTCACCCCGCGCGAGGGATCGGACGCCACCGGTCTGCTCTGGGTCCAGGACAGCGCCACCTACGGCACCAGCGACAACCGCGACCTGGCCGTCTATCTGCGCGGCATGCTGCTCTCCGAGGACGCCCGCGACCTGCTGCCCCGCTGGGCCGGCTTCATCGGCGGCGTCATCGAGTCCACCCGCCTCACCCCGACCGCCAGCCGTGAGGACCTCCAGCGCGACGACCACTACCGCGCCGTCCAGGAAGCCCTCGCCGACGCCGTGGTCGACGGCCTGTACGAGACCGCCCGGCTGCATCCCGGGGCCTGGCGCCGCATCCTGGCCCGGCACGGCCAGGAACTGCTGGGCGCCGCCCTCTGCGACGACCGCCTCTTCACCCTGCTCGCCGACGATGTGCCCGTCCCCACCTCGCAGGGCGACCTCACGGCAGGCGCGCTGCGCGCCGCCGGTGGTGGCACCCTGCATATCGCGCTGGGCACCTCCGGCGGGTTCGAGGAGATGCTCTACCGCGCGATGCAGGTCCCGATCGCGCGCGGCGACCGCTACGCCGTACTGCCGTTCCTGCGCCGCTACGGGCAACTGCGCGGCTGCCGGGTGGTGGAGCTGGGCAGCGAGGACGGCAACCGGGCGCTCTTCCGCGACGCCGACCGGCCGCTCGCCGCCGACGAGGCCGCCTGGTTGGCGGCTGCCCTTGCCGACGACGGCGAGCAGCTGACCCCGGCCCGCTTCGCCCCCGCCGAACTGCCGCTGGTGCTGGTCCCCGACCGGGAGGCCGAGCTGAAGCAGCGGATCGAGGACGACCAGGCCGACGCCCGCATCCCCGGCGCCGCGCTCCGCCTCGCCCGCGCCTTCACCGCCCGTACCGACGGCAGCGTCCGGGCCCGGCTCTACCTCAACCTGGACAGCCCCGCCGTCCGGCGGCTGCTCGGGGCCTACCGCGCGGCCCACCCGGGCACCGCCACCGCCGCCGGGCTGCTCCGCTCCATGAAGGTCATCATGAGCGCGGCCGGCGGGGAGAGCCGTGGCGACCTCACCGCCGCACTGGCCGGGCTCGGCGCCGCCGTCGCCGCGCTCACCGCCGACACCGGCACCACAGCGAACACCACCACAGCGAACACCGACACCAGCACCGACCGGGGGGAAGCCACCGCGTGA